The Eubacteriales bacterium genome window below encodes:
- a CDS encoding transcriptional regulator: MVLSRENYHKIEYYFLNFKKLEILLKEEREDIIFSVPEKDLSGISNKAPGDPTATKACRLDSLYIDKWLKVIKATFDKYKGTPIGTLLCMRYLEDLSWQNTCMELFIEKRTYHTWVNEIIMYAALKACEVGILKID, encoded by the coding sequence ATGGTTTTAAGTAGGGAGAATTACCATAAAATTGAATATTATTTTTTAAATTTTAAAAAGCTTGAAATTCTGCTTAAAGAGGAGCGTGAAGATATAATTTTTTCTGTTCCAGAAAAAGACTTATCGGGGATTTCAAACAAAGCTCCAGGAGATCCTACGGCTACAAAGGCATGCCGGCTAGACAGCCTTTATATTGATAAATGGCTAAAAGTTATAAAGGCAACTTTTGATAAGTACAAAGGCACGCCTATAGGAACGTTGCTTTGTATGAGGTATTTGGAGGATTTAAGCTGGCAGAATACATGCATGGAGCTTTTTATAGAAAAGCGCACTTACCATACGTGGGTAAACGAAATAATCATGTACGCCGCGCTTAAAGCATGCGAGGTAGGCATACTTAAAATAGATTAA